DNA from Actinoplanes sp. SE50/110:
GCCTCGGGCCGGCCGTCCTCGGTGAGCCGGTAGCTCTTGCGGCCGCCGTCGGCGGTGGCCTCGATCAGGCCCTCGTCCTCGAGCAGCTGCAGGGTGGGGTAGATGCTGCCGGGGCTGGGCCGCCACAGACCGTTGGTGCGGGCGTCCAGCTCCTGGATCATCTCGTAGCCGTGCATGGGCCGCTCGAGGAGCAGCGCCAGGACGGCGGGGCGGACGTTGACCCGGCCGCGGCCACCGCGCCGGCCGCCGCGGCCACCGAAGTCGCCGCCCGGGCCGCCGGGGCCGAAGGGGCCGCCCGGACCGAAGCCGCCGGGACCGCCGGGGCCGAAGGGGAATCCGGGCGGGAAGCCGAAGCCGCGCATGCGACGCCCGTGTCCGTGGTGCCGCTCGTGTCCCTCGTGCATGAACCTCATGACCTTCTCCGTTCTGTTGTCGATAGTTAGACGATATATCGGCAACGTGTCGGCCGCAAGGGTTTCCGAACTCATGGGGTTGCCATGCGTGTCAAGGTGTGTGGATCTGGCAATGTGGTAGCTGTGTTGACGGTGCCCATTCGCCAGCTCGGTGAGCCCGAGCGCGTGTCGGTCGAGCGGATTCTGGACGCCGACCCCTATGCGGGTGCCCAGATCGCCGAGCGGGTCGCCACACACGGGCTGAACTGGTGGCGGTCCGACGGGCGCATCTACGGCTATGAGCCGGCCCATCGCGTCGAGTCGATCATCTGGTCGGGCGCGCACCTGGTGCCGGTGGGCGCGACCGCGCCGGCCGTGGCGGCGTTCGCCGACCTGCTCAGCACCGAGCCGCGGATCTGCTCGTCGATCATCGGGCGGGCCGAGGCGGTCCTCGACCTGTGGGATCGGCTGAGCGTGCACTGGGGGCGGGCCCGGGACGTGCGGCCCCACCAGCCGCTCCTGGTCACCGACCGCGCGCCGGAGGTGCCGGCCGACCCGGAGGTGCGTCTGGTCCGGCCGGGCGAGGTGGATCAGCTGTTCCCGGCCGCCGTGGCGATGTACACGGAGGAGGTCGGGGTCTCACCGCTGCAGGACGACGGCGGCCGGGGCTACCGGCGGCGGATCGCCGAGCTGGTCAAGGGCCGGCGGGCCTACGCCCGGTTCATCGGCGACCAGGTGATCTTCAAGGCCGAGCTGGCCATCATCACCCGGCGCACCACGCAGGTGCAGGGTGTCTGGGTGCATCCGGAGTATCGGGGGCGCGGGATCGCGACCGCGGCGATGGCCGCGGTGGTCGACGACGCGCTGCGCCGGGTCGCGCCCACGGTCAGCCTGTATGTGAACGACTACAACACCGCCGCCCGTCAGGTCTACCACCGCTGCGGCTTCACCTCGGCCGGCGCCTTCGCCACCGTGTTGTTCTGAGACAGCCGAAAGCCCGGGCTTCGTGAGAAACCCGGGCTTTCCAGCGTGTACGACTAGTGCACGGTGACCGTGGGACCGGGCAGCAGCTCGCGCAGCTCGTCGGGCAGCTCCGCGCCCATCTCGTCGGCGAGCCGCAGCGCCTCCTCGACCAGCGTCTCGACGATCACCGCCTCCGGCACCGTCTTGATCACCTTGCCCTTGACGAAGATCTGCCCCTTGCCGTTGCCGGAGGCGACCCCGAGGTCGGCCTCGCGAGCCTCCCCGGGCCCGTTCACGACGCAGCCCATCACGGCCACTCGCAGCGGCACCGGGAACCCGTCGAGCGCCGCGGTCACCTGCTCGGCCAGCGTGTAGACGTCGACCTGGGCCCGCCCGCAGGACGGGCAGGAGACGATCTCCAGGCCGCGTTCGCGCAGGCCGAGCGACTCCAGGATCTGCTGCCCGACCTTGATCTCCTCGACCGGCGGCGCGGACAGCGAGACCCGGATGGTGTCGCCGATCCCCTCGGCGAGCAGCGCGCCGAACGCCACCGCCGACTTGATCGTGCCCTGGAAGGCCGGCCCGGCCTCGGTCACGCCCAGGTGCAGCGGGTAGTCGCACTGCTCGGCGAGCTGACGGTAGGCGCGGATCATCACGACCGGATCGTTGTGTTTGACCGAGATCTTGATGTCCCGGAAACCGTGCTCCTCGAACAGCGAGCACTCCCAGAGCGCCGACTCCACCAGCGCCTCGGCGGTGGCCTTGCCGTATTTCTCGAGAAGCCGCTTGTCGAGCGAGCCGGCGTTGACCCCGATCCGGATCGGCACGCCGGCGTCGGACGCGGCCCGGGCGATCTCCTTGACCTTGTCGTCGAACTGGCGGATGTTGCCCGGATTGACCCGGACCGCCGCGCAGCCCGCGTCGATCGCGGCGAACACGTACTTGGGCTGGAAGTGGATGTCGGCGATCACCGGGATCTGCGACTTCTTGGCGATCGCCGGCAGCGCCTCGACGTCGTCCTGGGACGGCACGGCGACCCGGACGATCTGGCAGCCGGCCGCGGTCAGCTCGGCGATCTGCTGCAGGGTCGCGTTGACGTCGGAGGTGAGGGTGGTGGTCATCGACTGGACGCTGACCGGGGCGCCCCCGCCGACCAGGACTCCTCCGACGTTGATCTGCCGGCTCTGGCGGCGCGGGGCCAGCGGCGGCGGGGGGACGGCCGGCATTCCGAGACTGATCGCGGTCACTGGAGACTCACTCACTTGAAGATCGTAATCGGGTTGATGATGTCGGCGGTCGCGGTCAGCAGCGTGAACGCGCCACCGATCAGGATGACCGCATAGGTCAGCGGCATCAGCTTGTAGTAGTCGACACGCCCCGGATCGGGTCGCCGGAGTCGCTGGTAGAGCCAGGAGCGCACCCGTTCGTACCACGCGATGGCGATGTGACCACCGTCCAGCGGGAGCAGGGGCAGCAGGTTGAACAGACCGATGAAGACGTTCAGCGAGATGAAGATCTGCCAGAAGACCTCGGGCACCCCCTTCTCGATCGCCTCGCCGCCGAGGCGGCTGGCGCCGATCACGCTGATCGGGGTGTCCGGGTCACGCTCGTCGCCGGTGATCGAGTGCCACAGCGCCGGAATCTTCTGCGGGATCTTGGCCATCGCCTTGAACGAGCCCTCGACCAGATACCACGAGTACTCACCGGAGCCGCGGAACGCGCCGGCCGCGGTGTAGTGGTTGACCAACGGCTGGTCGGTGTCCCAGTCCAGGCCGGCGACCGAGACCAGGGTGACCTTGCCCTTCGGATCCTCGATCGGCGCGCGCTCGTCGCTGATCAGGTTGACCTTGGTGCTGGCCGGCTTGCCGTCCCGCACGTACTCGAAGACGGTCGGGCCGGCCGTGGAGGCCCGGATCGCGTCGGTGAGCTGGCCGTAGTTGGCCACCGGAGTGTTGCCGACCTTGGTGATCCGGTCCAGGTCCTGCAGGCCGGCGGCCTTGGCCGGTGCGACGATCGCGCCGTTGACGCCCGGCTCGCACTTGGCGCTCGCCGCCGCCTTCTGCGCCGCGGCGTCCAGCTTCTTGAGCTCGGTCTGCACCGGCAGGCAGTCGCCGACCTGGATGTAGGCCGGCCAGGAGCGCTGCTCGGCACGGGTCTGCGGGAGGTGGATGTTGGGCAGGCCGACGAAGAAGGCCATGAACCAGGCGCCGGCCAGGGCCAGCAGGAAGTGGGTAATCGAGCCGGCGGACATCACGATCGTCCGCTTCCAGACCGGGAACCGCCACATCGCGCGGTGCTGGTCCTCCGGCGCGACGTCGTCGTCCTGCGGGGTCATCCCGACGATCTTGCAGAAGCCGCCGAGCGGGATGGCCTTCAGGCCGTACTCCGTCTCACCGACCTTGAACGAGAAGATCGTCGGCCCGAACCCGACGAAATACTGAGTCACCTTCATGCCGAAGCGCTTCCCGGTGATCATGTGACCCAGCTCGTGCAGGCTCACCGAGATCAGGATGGTCAGCGC
Protein-coding regions in this window:
- a CDS encoding PadR family transcriptional regulator, with product MRFMHEGHERHHGHGRRMRGFGFPPGFPFGPGGPGGFGPGGPFGPGGPGGDFGGRGGRRGGRGRVNVRPAVLALLLERPMHGYEMIQELDARTNGLWRPSPGSIYPTLQLLEDEGLIEATADGGRKSYRLTEDGRPEAETAAQNPPWARFGDDTLNQVQDFRDAAVGIFGALKQVGFSGTPEQRQKALEVLNETRRKLYAILADSE
- a CDS encoding RIP metalloprotease, which codes for MLFWLGCAAFALTILISVSLHELGHMITGKRFGMKVTQYFVGFGPTIFSFKVGETEYGLKAIPLGGFCKIVGMTPQDDDVAPEDQHRAMWRFPVWKRTIVMSAGSITHFLLALAGAWFMAFFVGLPNIHLPQTRAEQRSWPAYIQVGDCLPVQTELKKLDAAAQKAAASAKCEPGVNGAIVAPAKAAGLQDLDRITKVGNTPVANYGQLTDAIRASTAGPTVFEYVRDGKPASTKVNLISDERAPIEDPKGKVTLVSVAGLDWDTDQPLVNHYTAAGAFRGSGEYSWYLVEGSFKAMAKIPQKIPALWHSITGDERDPDTPISVIGASRLGGEAIEKGVPEVFWQIFISLNVFIGLFNLLPLLPLDGGHIAIAWYERVRSWLYQRLRRPDPGRVDYYKLMPLTYAVILIGGAFTLLTATADIINPITIFK
- the ispG gene encoding flavodoxin-dependent (E)-4-hydroxy-3-methylbut-2-enyl-diphosphate synthase, which encodes MTAISLGMPAVPPPPLAPRRQSRQINVGGVLVGGGAPVSVQSMTTTLTSDVNATLQQIAELTAAGCQIVRVAVPSQDDVEALPAIAKKSQIPVIADIHFQPKYVFAAIDAGCAAVRVNPGNIRQFDDKVKEIARAASDAGVPIRIGVNAGSLDKRLLEKYGKATAEALVESALWECSLFEEHGFRDIKISVKHNDPVVMIRAYRQLAEQCDYPLHLGVTEAGPAFQGTIKSAVAFGALLAEGIGDTIRVSLSAPPVEEIKVGQQILESLGLRERGLEIVSCPSCGRAQVDVYTLAEQVTAALDGFPVPLRVAVMGCVVNGPGEAREADLGVASGNGKGQIFVKGKVIKTVPEAVIVETLVEEALRLADEMGAELPDELRELLPGPTVTVH
- a CDS encoding DUF4081 domain-containing GNAT family N-acetyltransferase, whose translation is MLTVPIRQLGEPERVSVERILDADPYAGAQIAERVATHGLNWWRSDGRIYGYEPAHRVESIIWSGAHLVPVGATAPAVAAFADLLSTEPRICSSIIGRAEAVLDLWDRLSVHWGRARDVRPHQPLLVTDRAPEVPADPEVRLVRPGEVDQLFPAAVAMYTEEVGVSPLQDDGGRGYRRRIAELVKGRRAYARFIGDQVIFKAELAIITRRTTQVQGVWVHPEYRGRGIATAAMAAVVDDALRRVAPTVSLYVNDYNTAARQVYHRCGFTSAGAFATVLF